Proteins found in one Salmo salar chromosome ssa26, Ssal_v3.1, whole genome shotgun sequence genomic segment:
- the sdhaf2 gene encoding succinate dehydrogenase assembly factor 2, mitochondrial isoform X1 produces MLSALVAKRVSRIWNTNLVSGVCRESLRPAVVELVTTRGYKGEAPDDSRGDLIEIPLPPWTEKDGETADIKRRRLLFQSRKRGMLENCILLSLFAKQYLNTMNEPQLRQYDRLINEPSNDWDIYYWATEAQPVPDVYAGEIMDLLKEFTKNKDQEQRLDAPNLEYLDKGSQ; encoded by the exons CTGGTAAGTGGGGTATGCCGGGAGTCATTGAGACCAGCTGTGGTAGAACTAGTTACTACACGGGGTTACAAAGGAGAGGCACCTGATGACTCTAGGGGTGACCTAATTGAGATCCCCCTGCCCCCCTGGACAGAGAAGGATGGCGAGACCGCGGACATCAAGAGACGGCGCCTGCTCTTCCAAAGCCGAAAGAGGGGCATGCTGGAGAATTGCATATTGCTCAG CCTGTTTGCCAAACAATATCTTAATACAATGAACGAGCCCCAGTTAAGACAGTATGACAGACTGATCAACGAGCCAAGCAACGACTGGGACATCTACTACTGGGCAACAG AGGCCCAGCCTGTACCTGATGTGTACGCAGGTGAAATCATGGACCTACTGAAGGAGTTCACTAAGAACAAAGATCAGGAACAAAGGCTGGACGCACCCAACCTGGAATACCTGGACAAGGGGAGCCAGTGA
- the sdhaf2 gene encoding succinate dehydrogenase assembly factor 2, mitochondrial isoform X2 — protein sequence MLSALVAKRLVSGVCRESLRPAVVELVTTRGYKGEAPDDSRGDLIEIPLPPWTEKDGETADIKRRRLLFQSRKRGMLENCILLSLFAKQYLNTMNEPQLRQYDRLINEPSNDWDIYYWATEAQPVPDVYAGEIMDLLKEFTKNKDQEQRLDAPNLEYLDKGSQ from the exons CTGGTAAGTGGGGTATGCCGGGAGTCATTGAGACCAGCTGTGGTAGAACTAGTTACTACACGGGGTTACAAAGGAGAGGCACCTGATGACTCTAGGGGTGACCTAATTGAGATCCCCCTGCCCCCCTGGACAGAGAAGGATGGCGAGACCGCGGACATCAAGAGACGGCGCCTGCTCTTCCAAAGCCGAAAGAGGGGCATGCTGGAGAATTGCATATTGCTCAG CCTGTTTGCCAAACAATATCTTAATACAATGAACGAGCCCCAGTTAAGACAGTATGACAGACTGATCAACGAGCCAAGCAACGACTGGGACATCTACTACTGGGCAACAG AGGCCCAGCCTGTACCTGATGTGTACGCAGGTGAAATCATGGACCTACTGAAGGAGTTCACTAAGAACAAAGATCAGGAACAAAGGCTGGACGCACCCAACCTGGAATACCTGGACAAGGGGAGCCAGTGA